gtaaagaatctgccttccaatgcacagaaggtgggttccatccctggtcggggaactaggatcccatgggccgtgaggcaactaagcccacgcaccacaactactgagcccgcgtgccacaactagagagagaaaacccgcacgccgcagctagagagaagcccgtgcaccacaacaaagatcacgcatgccacaactaagaccccacgccgcaactaagatcccactcgGCCaagaatttaattaattaattttttttttttttaaaaagacaacttcAGGGATCTATCTTCAAATGGCGGAGACACCACCAAGCACTCTGGCTAGAGGCTCCACTGACTTCTCCAGCCTCAAATAGCTGTAATATCAGGAAGCAATCAGCTAAGTGCTGAAGCCTACTTCAAAGTcaggaatcctcctgccagggACACATTTACACACTGGCCCCAGCCTACCTGGATTTTTCTGAAAACACACTTTTATTTGGAGTCCTCTATGGGACTTCACTTCCCTAtttaaaagggaggaagaaaaataactcCAAAGAGCCTACCTGTCCTGCGGAGGATAATCATTAAGAATGTTATTTTATGCTGAATATGGTGAGAGGATATTCAGAAGTACAAAATGTAATATCCTCAAGGAGTCCAAAGTCTagctgtaaaaaaagaaaactttacgAAGATACGTTTTATATCATAAGATTCCTACctatattattacatttaaacAGGTCTGGAACCTCCTCTGGTATGTTTCGCATATCTCTCAGAGAGAACAGGTTCTGGCAGAAAACAGCCATATCTGGCACTCTGAAAACTGCTAAAGAATAACTCTGGGAGACCTCAAGCAAGTCATTTGACTTCCCCCGGACTCAGATCCACCTCTGCAAAGCGAGGTTTGGGGTGAGATAATCTTGAAAGacttccagctctaaaatcaTGAGACTCAGAGACAAACTCCTGAATCCACCACAATCAACTGGAATGCCGTCATTAATCTTGATTCTGGGACTGGCAGGTCCTGGTGCGCTGGGACTGTGTTCTATAATCTTGATTCTGGGACTGGCAGGTCCTGGTGCGCTGGGACCGCGTTCTATTTAGTTTTGCCAACCTGATAATGCCGGTGCACAGCAGGAATTCAAcaaccttttaaatttttaattaggaaaattaattttaggtTGTCTCCCACAGAAGGAGAGGATGATTACGGGGTAtcaaaaggggtggggggagaatgttaaaaaaaaaaaaaaaagtaatgctcGGTTAACACTCGGTAACACCCATTCGGGATTCCACTGCCCGGCAGAACCCAAAGCGACTACACTCAAGAACCTGCTAATTCACGAGCTTCTGAACTCCTGCCAGTTCCCAGCTTCCGATGCTCTGGTCCGAAGAAACGTCCTACGTGGGAAGCCGGAGTTACAACCGCCAAGTGGCACCGTGGACCAGGGCAACCTCTACTGCATGACAATCGGTGCTTAAAAATTAGCCAATGGCCAGACCCAGTGAGTCCACCCCGAGCAGGCTCAAGGGGCAGCTGGGCCCTCCGTTCGATCCGGGGGTCCGGCGCGGCGGCCCCTcgggcccccagccccagccgaCCCGGGGAGGTGCGCCAGAGGCCGGCTGGGGCCCAAAACTCCGCTTCCCCCAGGAGGGGTCCCGGGTGGGAATATCGACGggtggaggcggggagggggcgaCCAATACAGTAGGAGCGGCGCGGGGGTCGGCGGGCCGGAGGCGGGCGGGAAGACAGTCCGCTCCCGAGTCGGGGAGCCGGGGGGAGCCGGGGAGAGCCGGGGGGAGCCGAGGGGCCGGGGAAGGGTAGGCAAGGCGGGGAGGCGGACACGAGAGCCTCGCGCCTCCCGGAGGGGCCGGGCCGGGGGCGCGCTCGGAGCCCGCCACGGAGACGCGCGCCTACCTCTTGTCAGAAGGGCCGGGCCGGGGACGCGGGGCGGCAGGGAGTGCTCATGCCGGCGGCTCCGCGGCGCCGTCGCCGTTCCACTGCAGGCGGCGTCAGCTCAGCAGCCGGTTCCGGGGAGTGGGCCGTGGGGCGGGAGCCGGAGGGGCCCAGCGAGGCTCCTGTGGTTGTTACGGGTGACGGGGAGGGCGGGGCCGGGAGAAGAGGTACGCGTGCGCGAAAGCGGccgaggggcagaggcaggagagaCGACAGTTGctaggaaggggggaggggtgacAACCTGGGCCGAGCCGAAATGCGCAGGCGCCAACTCCAGGCCGGAGGGCGTGGGAGGAGCTCGGAGTAGGCGTCGGCCCAGAAGCAAGGCAGGTCTGCCCAAAGGCGCTTGGCCGCACCCAGATTTGCGTCACGGGGCGGGCCTAGTGTGAGGGGCGGGGCTCGCGAGTAGCTGGGCGGAGGTTGCCGAGACACAAAAGGGGCGTCCGGCAGTGGCCCCGGGGCGTTCCGCTGACTTGGAACTGGGAAGTCTGCGAGGCATCAAAATAGCCGGGGCCTTCCGGCTTTGCGGGTGCCCAGGGCCGAGCTGGTCTGTCTGATCGGCGCAGGAGGCTCCCCGTACTTCCTCATCTTTTGTTGACTTCTGCGGTGCCCTGACCACATTCTCGCCGAGTAATGCAGATGAGGCAAacgccagggctggggaggggctgggtgggaCCCAGCAGCATCTTGTCAACACGTCCGAGTTGTTTGATGGACCTAAGACAAGTGGATCTGGCGTTTCGGCAAGAGCTCCAACTTTGAAGCACAAGTGTGATGCACACTGAGACATTTAGGGGTTCTCAAGAGGAGCTAATGACTAGAGAAGGACAGCACGCATGTCCACCCACACAACAAAGATGGTTTTATAGCCAACATACAGTTTCTCCATCAATGTCACTGTTGTTCCGTTTGCGTTAGTCACCCTCGGTGGCCGTGCATTTGACGCTGCCAGTGCACAGCACATTTTTGGAACAGTTTCGGAATTTCCTTCAGGGCCAGTTTACCAGCCACACAAGAAAATCATTCATTACTTGATCACACCTTGTTTTTCCCCTCAAACCATCATTTTTCCAGCTTGATCACCCACCCTGCTTACTAGACTCAGCTAGGGCTGGTTTTTGCCTGTTTGTGAAAATCACATCCACCTTCAAAAGATGGTCCGAGAAAGAGACAACCCAGTAAACAGCAGCACTTATGAAATGGTCTCGCCCCAAAATTGACCTGATCTGATAAGCCTCTAGATGGCAACGGCCAATTTACAAGAAATAGgaacagaggaacatgttaaataATACCAGGCGGAAACAATCAGCCAAGCATAAATCATGGGAAATACTGCATGACAAACACATTCCTTATcaaagtacaaaggaaaaaatagggaAAGCGCCACACTACAGATCAAAAGAGATTGAGAAATTTATTGAGCCATACACTTatgatttgtttgcttttttatgtatatatcatacttcaattaaaatgtttttcacagtTAAAAGTGCATTGTTGAAAAATCCAAACTGTAAAAATCATCACCTGCCATTAttacattaacatttaaataaataggcatttttaacaaacatttagacactgaaaaactgaaaaaaaaagagggcaggattcataaatacataaatacccACGCATGCTTTTAGAATGATAGCTACTGGAagaatgagacttttttttttttaatctaggctgccccgggtcttagttgcagcatggaatcttcattgcggcatgcggaatctttagttgtggcatgcatgtgggatctagttcccccaccagagatcgaacccaggacctctgcattggaagcatggagtctttacccactggaccaccagggatgtcccagaaTGAGACTTTTTAAAACGCCAATCTAGACaagattttcttccattccaatgCCTCTTTCCTACACGTTGGTGATACCAAGAGCTTAAAAGAGCCGTTGTTGTCAATGTGGGCATTCATGCCAGCCTCCTGTTCCAGTCTGCAGCTGATGATGAAAATGTGATGAATCTTCCGCCTTAGCTTTGATGCTTTTTCATTAATTCACTTCTGGTAGTAAACTGTGACTGGTCTGCCACTTCAACGTCATCAGCCATTTCCATCACGTTGTCTAAAAGGTCTTTGTTGTAACTGTAACCCAGGAAGAAGTGGCTGGCCCAGACCATGGAGAGGGACAGCAGCTGGCCAGTCAGCGGTAGATGCCGGGTGGGTCGCGGTAGTCGGACAGGTGACACAGGATGAATTCCATGTGGACCTTCCATTGCTTCTCGCTCTCTAAGTGGGAGAATTGCTCCCTGAAGTTGGTTGCCTGCCACACCCCTGAAAGCAGCTCCTCCACCGTGGTGCCCGCCcttcaattaaaatttctaaaaacaaaaaacaacccagatACTTGAGGTAGCTACCAATTGCAATATATGAACTTTATTTCCAActtgattttaataaaatagtaaaagaaactTTTATGAAACAGGGCAACTTAAACATTAttaacaataaattattattggCAAACAACAAGGTCCGACTATACCACAGAGAACTAtgcaatatcctgggataaaccataatggaaaagaatatttttaaaaaggtatatataggtataactgaatcactttgctgtacggcagtaattaacacaacattgtaaatcaactatacgtcaataaaagataactaaaacattattattaattgtttAGGTGGGATAATGGTATTATGGCTAATATTGATATCTCTTAAAGAAGCCTTCTCATTTTAGGAATACACGCTGAAATATTTGGGAGTGAAATGATGTGATCTCTGGGATTAGTGTCGTAATAATCcagatggggaaagagaggaggaagggccTAGATGAAATAAGGTTGGTTGTAAATTGATCATTGTTTATTATATTCCTCTATACACTTTTGTATGTGCTTGAAGTTAcctataggaaaatatttttaacagaaaagatGGTTTGTCACCACTGAGGATGACAAATCATGGCATAATCACAAATGAGGTATTGAAAAATGTCTCAAGAAAATAAGATACACAAACAGTAATCCCAGGGCCTGACCTGGATCACATGCCCACCCCTGAACCAACCTTTTGATCAGGGGGATCCAGAGGTCTCACTTTGCAGTTCTGGGTCATGTgatcttaacatctttattggagtataattgctttacattgttgtgttagtttctgctgtataacaaagtgaatcagctatatgtatacatatatcagcatgtcccctccctcttgcgtctccctcccactctccctatcccacccctctaggtggtcacaaagcaccgagctgatctccccgtgctatgcagctacttcccactagctatctgttttacatttggtagtgtatatatgtccatgctacttcctcacttcgtcccagcttacccttcccactccccgtgtcctcaagtccattctctacgtctgcatctttattcctatcctgcccctaggttcatgaaaacctttttttttttagattccatatatatgcgttagcatatggtatttgtttttgtctttctgacttacttcactctgtatgacagactctaagtccatccacctcactacaaaaaactcaatttcgtttctttttatggctgagtgatattccattatgtatatatgtaccacatcttctttatacattcctcagtcgatggacatttaggttgcttccatgtcctggctattgtaaatagagctgcaatgaacgttggggtgcatgtatcttttggaattatagttttctccagatatatgcccaggagtgggactgctggatcatacggtagctctatttttagttttttaaggaaactcctcactgttctccatagtggctgtaccaatttatattcccacatgAACAGTATCTTTAACTAGTATAATTAAGATACATGAACAAATCCCCAAGGCCAGTATTTGAAGGAAACAACACTCATCTAGATGCATAAGTTATGGtatgtttgcttgttttacaATCAGttctagggatttccctggtggtccagtgtttaagactccacgctcccaatgcaggaggcctgggttccatccccggtcagggaactagatgctgcatgccacagctaagatcCCGGATGCCGCGactgaaagatcccgcatgccgcaactaagacccagcacagccaaataaataaataaatattttaaaataaaaataaataaataaaatcagttctATTGGGTGTGTATCCAAAATCTATAAGAAACAGTACTGAGCACCACGCTTCAGAGTTAAGCAGAAAGATCCAGTCCTTTTAACACACGTGCATGGAGTCCTTATTACGTGTCAGACGCTGTGTGAGGCATAAAGATGAGCACATATGGAGGGGGAAGTGGAGAAGTGTATCGGGATCAGGTTTGGCTGCCAGTGCCCAAAAGCCCAAAGTAAAAGTGCCTTGACAAGATAGAAGTCTGTGTCCCTTGCATGTGAATGGAGTCCAGGGTGGGAACGACACCTCCACCGTCACCGTCAATGGCCAACTCCCAAAAGACCACCGGAATGGGGATGCAGGTGGCCTCAGGTCTCATCaccagggacatgggttcattcTGTCTTGCTGCTTTGCCATCATCATGATGTATCCTGTACCTCCGGCAAGTAGGAAGAAAGGCTGAAGAGGATCAAGTGTCCTTCCTTGAACAATGCTTCCTTGGAagccgtgtgtgtgcgtgcagtaGTTGGTGTGTGACAAGCAGAGCAAAGGACAGTGCAGCAGCACAGACCACGCTGCTGCTCTCTTCCTCAGACAGACTCTCTCTAAGGTCATATTATGAGAGCATCTGAAACACCTTGAGTGAGCCCCTAGCAGGAGGAACATCTGTGTCCCCTCTTACTTGGTAGATGGAAGCCCTGCCGGGTACTGTGCAAAGGCCATTTATCCGGTGTCTTTGTGACGGAAACGGAGGATTCCCAAGCTCTGGCCTCCACAGCAAGACACTCTGGTTCCTTTGGGTTGCTCAGCTGAGTCCCCAGTAGGAGCCTGAGTGTGACGCTGCCTTTCCTGGTGGCACTCTGGCTGACGTCAGGATGCGGCATCTACAGCCTGGACACAGACCCTGTGGCCTGTTACATCTTCCCCAACAGGATTAACCTGAGCTGGGGACACTGTTACTGGTCCCTCCAACCACATCTTCTCCATTGATCTTAGCACAATATGAAGAGTCATCCCAAGGAAAGCATGGGAAGTTGTTGACACCAAGAGGATTGGGTCATTGCAGGAAAGACACTGGGAGAGAAGTGACGGTCTTAGCTGAAATTTCAGCCTGCAGAACCCAACCTCTTCCCCACAACAGCGAGATACGTAGGAGATGAGTCTGAATGACCCCTTTGAACATTACTAAGGGGCAGGGTCAATGAAACATTTAGGCTGTGCTGAGAACACCTCGTTCTGATTCTCTGGTAGCCCTACCCACCTTGGCATTTGCACCGTGCACTTTGGCCAGCTACTGGGACGTGTCAGGTCTCTTCCACTTCTGGAAGGGATCATTTTCTTATTTGGTAGTAAAAGGGTAAAAGACAGCCTTGCAAGGCATGACAGATTATCCTGACATGGACCAGCTGGCAAAGTTTCCAGCCTGGAAAAGTACGAAAAATATAGGTTACCCTACAGGCACAATTTCTTCATCCTGCTCTGGCAGTCATCCAGTGGTCTTGAGCTAACACCATTGCATCATTCCCAACCTGGGAAAACTTCAGGCCCAGAAACCAGATCTGCAAAAGTTATCATCCAGCCttacatatttctaaaatatttcatttcaaccTGGAGAGGCAAAGCTCCGCATATCTTAATTGATTTCCCCACCTCAGAGTCTTTCCTCTTCCAAGGCACTCTCCATGCTGCTGGCAAaattctctttcacacacacacacacacacacacacactcactcacttaCTCCTTTGCTCAAAATCTAACACTGACAACAGAGATAAATTTAAGCCTCAAAGCCTGCCATCCGAGGTCTTCTATAAATCTTTCCTCGGTCCAGAATGATTTTAGTTTCATCTCCACTTTATCTgctcatttgttcattccttcGTTAACTCAGCAAACATGTATTCAGCCCCGTCATTTATTCAGACACCATATTTAGCACAGGAGTGTGGGAAGATCCACTATATAAAAACAGATTTTCCTTCAAGGAGCTCAGCCTAACTGCATGGGAGAGACATGTAAACAGTGACGACCACACAGCCTCTTAAGCTCTGTGACCCCTCCCTACAGCcgttccttttcctctcctcctcctctgtgtcCTTCCACTGGAAGGCACACTGCCTGAAATGAGACTGTAAATGAATCGGGTCTGTCTCTCCCCTCCAGTTGTGAGTTGCTTGGGTCCTGGGATCACATCCACTCACACGTTCTTCTGCCTATGCGCTTGGCATTTTCCAGAACCCTATCAAATACTGGTTGGGTTGAAGCGATGAGTCTTCAATTAGGCCTTGAATCTGTGTGCGTTAAACAAGTCTCTCCACCCCCTGCACTGAGCTGATGCGTCCTTGGGAGACGTGCTCTCagcacctcaccccacccccctgtGCTGTCCCCTGTGTCACCAAGCGAGGACATCAAGCTTAGGGAAGCAGCCCAGCTTAAGAGAATTGCTGTCGTGTGCCTTGGAAAGCATAGCACTCATCCAATGAGATTTAGGACAAGAAAGGATGACCTGAGCCCTTTTAGCTTCTGGCTCAGAGGAATAAAAATAGGCAATGCAATCAgacttttttttgctttgtttctctcACAAAATATTGTCCTTGCTTCTCCTACCCTGGTGCAGCTGTGTGGCGCTTTCATCGGCCAGATGGAGACTTAGATTAGCAAGTCAGCAACTCATCCCCGCTACTCCATCTTGGGTCATACTAGGTGGGCGGGGGAGGGTAGCTTCGCACAAGGAAAGGAGCGCTAACAAGGGACAGACCAAAGGCCACAGAACAAGGGGGGACCGGGTGAGG
Above is a genomic segment from Phocoena sinus isolate mPhoSin1 chromosome 20, mPhoSin1.pri, whole genome shotgun sequence containing:
- the LOC116746214 gene encoding LOW QUALITY PROTEIN: CDKN2AIP N-terminal-like protein (The sequence of the model RefSeq protein was modified relative to this genomic sequence to represent the inferred CDS: deleted 2 bases in 1 codon), with the translated sequence MCTNPLEVYRMQSLELQCLAQGLRVQSMSVCDKWTLIWDPGQELALTEPTSPLQHERLKEVTSAKRIGPTRPRAGTTVEELLSGVWQATNFREQFSHLESEKQWKVHMEFILCHLSDYRDPPGIYRTGQLLSLSMVWASHFFLGYSYNKDLLDNVMEMADDVEVADQSQFTTRSELMKKHQS